In the genome of Leeuwenhoekiella sp. MAR_2009_132, one region contains:
- a CDS encoding PspC family transcriptional regulator: MKLIFNIRHFFERNGFYVSSRLADRMGIRAKNVRLFFIYLSFATAGLGFAVYLVLAFWLKLKDLVYTKRTSVFDL; encoded by the coding sequence ATGAAGTTAATATTTAATATTAGGCACTTTTTTGAACGCAACGGGTTTTATGTTTCATCTCGTCTCGCAGATCGAATGGGTATTAGAGCAAAAAATGTGCGTTTGTTTTTCATCTATTTATCATTTGCCACAGCAGGTTTAGGATTTGCTGTGTATTTAGTTTTAGCTTTCTGGTTAAAATTAAAAGATCTCGTCTATACAAAACGCACTTCTGTGTTTGACTTATAA